The Hordeum vulgare subsp. vulgare chromosome 4H, MorexV3_pseudomolecules_assembly, whole genome shotgun sequence genomic interval TTAGCATGTCTAGGAAACGACTGTCCATCGGTGAAGAATTTTATGTGAGAACCTCGGGGATGATCCCGAGTTTGTGCGGCTCAAAGTTAGAAGAAAAACTCCGAGCTTCAGTCGACATAACATTAATATACGCTCCCTGGCACACAAATCTCATTTCACTGTGTAAACGGCTACTATGTCATTCTATATTTCTTGCCCTTGCTGGCGATCCCTAACAACTGTAGCGAGTAGGTCAACCCAAAGGTCCGAAGACATGGCTATATAGCAAACCATATAGAGTGCAGAGTAGGACACGAACGCTTACAAAAAGCTCAGCTTACTGCAGATAAGTTTACGCAACATTGCCATACAAAGTAAGCCTCGATGTGGCCCATCCTTCCAAAAGCACGAAATGTAAAATGTGCTTACAAGGATCGTGCTGCTAACTTCTAAGTACCTTCTAACTGCAGCCCGTACGCACCGTCGACGCTGACAACAGCTTGTCCTTCTTCAGAAAATGGGAGGGGAAGGGGGACTTGCAGGCCGTGATGTGGGATTTGAGCTTGGGAATATTCGGGTGGGCGCTCCTGCATCTGTGGCACCTTAGCTCCATTGCGAGAAGCTTCTCGTCGGGGCTGATACTCGCGAACCCCTGCTGGTCAACCTCCTCCATGACATCAACAGAATCAAGGAAAAATGCACTGGTGAAGGAGTTCCAGTGCTTCTTGTTCTTCAAGCTGGGTGAGTTGAAATCCTGGCTTATGACATGGAGGTGCAGCTGCCGCATGGACGGAACCTGCAGAAACCAGGACAGATAAGATCGTTCTTGCTCATGCCCATCACAAAGTTTGGAGACCAGCTGGGAATGATAATCAGTTAAACACTGAGTTATAGTAGTACCGAATGATATCCAAGCCTGAACGTCAGAGATGCATCTTCCTCTAGGAACTTATGTGCCCACTTCAGCCCAGCTGAATGCAAACTCCTAAGCAGTGGTAAGTGCGCTTTCTTGACATCCGCTAGAGAATCAAGACCATCTGTCCTAGATATCACCAACACATGCCTTTTGGCCTGCATGTATAAAGAGCTTTGCTGAGAAGTCGAGCAGAGCACTAGGAATGAAGGGGAAAGGGTATTTAAGTTCAGAATACCTTGGGATAGAGGTCCTTCAGAACAACAAATTCATCAGATATCTCAAGGATAGAATCCGCGTTCTTGTATTTTTCTGGGTGCATGGCAACCTCATAAAGGGACTGTGCCCAGGATCCCCAAGTCTTGTTCGTGACCGCACCATTCTTCTTGTTGTCTTCCTCTCTTGCTTGGTTCGGAGCATCAGGTGAACCCATGGAGTTGTCATGATAACTTACTGTGTTGGTCCCTTTGcgctcatggtgttcccttgaagtcaAAACAGATGGAAGCAACTTACACTTTTTGGTCCTTTCAGAATCATCGCTGCCCTCTCGCTTCATTTTTGAATCATTAGGTGACATCACTCCAGATGCTGACTTCTTTGATGAAGTTTCATCATTCTGCTTCCCTGTGTAGctctgggcaatggatgcaaagttCTCAAAAAGTGAATTGTATGCCTCACGAAGAACCTTACACCCTTTGGTATAGTCATTCTTCAGACAATCTGGACGCATTGGATTCATATTTGGTCCCAGCACATGTATGACATGGGTCACCCCTTCCTGTTGATGCAGAGGGGAAGTTGATGGAAGCGGAACAGCAACAGAGTTACCAGGTCTCAACGTGTCAGCACATTCCTTGGTTGCATGCTGTAAAGCTTCTCCAGCAGCATTAAATATTGCTGCATTAACCCCTCCACCTCCAGGTTTTAACCTCCTGCATGAAACACTGACAGATATTATCTCGAGGGCCATGATAGAGGAGGGTCCTAACAATTTttgcttgagatagacaaaaacaAAAGGTCCAGTTTGACTCTGAGCAAGGATAAAGCAGGATTCAAGTACTCAACATACATAACATAATCTGAAATCATATCTGCATTTGGATCATAAGTATTTAAGTGCCAAAAATAATTACCAGTTGGCAGCATTAGCAATCACGTTGCAGTGAAGACCTCCTTTTGAGTGCAACTGAGTGATGTCTCCAACAAATGTGAAAAATCTGCTGGAGTCAAAGCTCTTCTTAGAAGCCTTGTCCTTGACTAATGACAATATTCTTGATTTCTGGCTCAAGTCAACAAGAATAAGTCTTACATTATCATGCTTTTGCACGAAATCAGTAGCTGCATCTACTATAACGTCAGATGCTTTCTCAAGATCGAACTGGAAGTCAGCAGTAGAAATCGATGGAAATGCCAGAGTGCACAAACTGATGTCAGAAGAAACACTTTCCTTactttgttcttctttttccatCAGGTTATCCAACTTCTTTTCTACTTGCATTGAACAGGCACCACTAGCTTCAAGGTTTTCCTGTTTCAACGTTGTATTTTGCTGCTCTGTCTTTGTTTCGCTTGATGCAAGCATAGTTCCACTGGATTTGTCAACCTTCGAAGTATCTGCCTTCTTGAGAAATTTCATTATACCAGTTTGTACAGGCCCTTTGCTCTTCTGACCAAATACTCCTGAAGCAAGACTATGTGAAGGCCCTAAAGCACTATACATATCAACTGCCTTCTTAATGTCATCGTCATCCGTACAGAACGTGATCCGACTGAAACCTTCAGTCAGCAAGGGTGTCTGTTTGTTCTTCAACATGCGGTTCACAACCATGGCAGCCATTCCGCCCTGCACATTTCCTTCATGGCTAGTCCGGCTAACCGAGCGTGAGATGCAAGCCTTCGCAGGAAGATCCAAGAAAACAGCATGCACATCCGCTTGTACGGTGCAGCCAAGCTTCACAAAATCAGAGCGCTGCTCTCGTTCCAAGTTGCATCGGTCAATGAGAACGCTCTTTCCCTCCTTCAAAGCGTCTGCTGCAGCCTTCAAGCACTGTATTTTGGTTCCAGCTTTGCCCTTTCCAATTGTATCCTAGAACACAATAAAGACCCACACAAAATCTTGTCACAGTTGCTGGAGTTTTCATTGACGATACGGTTATTAACATTCAAGCCAAGTAAAAATTGCACTACCCGAATCACCCCAACTTACTCATGGAATAGGATTTTGGTGTTTTGACTTTGAGATGCTATCAGCTTTCGCATGCGGAGCCATTTTTCGCAAGGTAAGTACAGCTGTTATTAATACCACGAGACCGAAACTACAGTTTCAAACCTGCGATACAGTAACTAGTTGTGCAAAATATAAGCAATTCCAGAGCCGAATCAGATGAGCCCGCATTAAGCATTACGGAATGCTTGTCTTGAGACCTCAAATTCACAACGGAGACGACAAGTACCACCACTCAGCACATTAGCACGTAGGGAGAGTGGATCGCGTGGGGCGCACCTGGCAGACGCGGGCCCATGggcgaccggcggcggcggcacCGGCCATGACGGCCTCGGCGAACGTGGACTTGCCGCTGCCCGGGGCGCCGACGAGGATCAGCAGCACCTGCTTTCCGGCATCCTCCTTAGTCTCCGCGCCCGCGCCTGCAATGGTTAGAGACAGCGGCGGGCTAGGGTTTTAGCGTCGACGGGTGGCACTGGTTCGACCGATTAGACGAGGAAAAAGGTCAAAAATCACCTGGGGCTACTGCAGAAGTCGATGGTGCGGCAGGGGAACCGCCTTCGCCGGGATCCATTCGCGCAGAAACTCCAGAGGAGAGGAACCGGGGGCCTCTCACCGGCGGCTAATCGGCTATGGCGGAAGGGAGTGGGGTGAGGGCGGAGGAGGCGAAGAGGGGATGAGAGGAGGGGGCCGACGTGCAAACGGTGTGGGGTCTGTCTGTCAGTGCCCCCATAAGAGCTAATCAGAGCCGTTAATCGTTCAGCATCATGTAAAAAAGacaggaaaaacaaaaaacagtCAGATGTGGGGTCTAGCTGTCAGTGTCCCTATAAGAGCTAATCAGAGCCGTTAATCGTTATGTGACAAAAATAGGGAAAAAAAATATAGTGATATGTGGCTGCTGGGATTCGAGCCCAGGTCTCCACGGCCACAACGTGGAATTCT includes:
- the LOC123448900 gene encoding transcription factor bHLH140 — translated: MDPGEGGSPAAPSTSAVAPGAGAETKEDAGKQVLLILVGAPGSGKSTFAEAVMAGAAAAGRPWARVCQDTIGKGKAGTKIQCLKAAADALKEGKSVLIDRCNLEREQRSDFVKLGCTVQADVHAVFLDLPAKACISRSVSRTSHEGNVQGGMAAMVVNRMLKNKQTPLLTEGFSRITFCTDDDDIKKAVDMYSALGPSHSLASGVFGQKSKGPVQTGIMKFLKKADTSKVDKSSGTMLASSETKTEQQNTTLKQENLEASGACSMQVEKKLDNLMEKEEQSKESVSSDISLCTLAFPSISTADFQFDLEKASDVIVDAATDFVQKHDNVRLILVDLSQKSRILSLVKDKASKKSFDSSRFFTFVGDITQLHSKGGLHCNVIANAANWRLKPGGGGVNAAIFNAAGEALQHATKECADTLRPGNSVAVPLPSTSPLHQQEGVTHVIHVLGPNMNPMRPDCLKNDYTKGCKVLREAYNSLFENFASIAQSYTGKQNDETSSKKSASGVMSPNDSKMKREGSDDSERTKKCKLLPSVLTSREHHERKGTNTVSYHDNSMGSPDAPNQAREEDNKKNGAVTNKTWGSWAQSLYEVAMHPEKYKNADSILEISDEFVVLKDLYPKAKRHVLVISRTDGLDSLADVKKAHLPLLRSLHSAGLKWAHKFLEEDASLTFRLGYHSVPSMRQLHLHVISQDFNSPSLKNKKHWNSFTSAFFLDSVDVMEEVDQQGFASISPDEKLLAMELRCHRCRSAHPNIPKLKSHITACKSPFPSHFLKKDKLLSASTVRTGCS